In Salarias fasciatus chromosome 2, fSalaFa1.1, whole genome shotgun sequence, one genomic interval encodes:
- the phykpl gene encoding 5-phosphohydroxy-L-lysine phospho-lyase — translation MAQEKLKKEETLAMRKKLIGQSCKLFYSEDPVKILRARGQYLFDENGKRYLDCISNVHHVGHCHPSITKAAAAQMDLLNTNTRFLHDNVVLYADRLASTLPEKLCVFYFVNSGSEANDLALRLAQQYTQHRDVIVLDHAYHGHLMSLIDISPYKFRKLAGQKKWVHVAPLPDTYRGMYREDHPNPGQAYADKVKDLIDEVHGKGRKISAFFAESLPSVGGQIILPEGYSAKVAEYVRAAGGVFVADEVQTGFGRVGSHFWAFQLQGEGFCPDIVTMGKPMGNGHPLSCVATTAEIAGAFTANGVEYFNTFGGNPVSCAIGLAVLDVIEEEDLRGNATRVGAHLKDLLTKLQARHEIIGDVRGAGLFVGIELVSDREKRTPATKTAAWVVKRLKMDHQICVSTDGPWESVLKFKPPMCFSLEDAELVVQCIDRILTDMTANDLRLEKEDI, via the exons ATGGCacaagaaaaactaaagaaGGAAGAAACCCTCGCAATGAGGAAGAAGTTGATCGG ACAATCATGCAAACTGTTTTACTCAGAGGACCCCGTGAAAATACTCAGAGCCAGGGGACAATATCTGTTCGATGAAAACGGCAAGCGGTATTTGGATTGCATCAGTAACGTCCACCATG TGGGTCATTGCCATCCCAGTATTACaaaggctgcagcagcacaaatgGACCTCCTGAACACCAACACCAGATTCCTGCATGACAACGTGGTCTTATATGCAGATCGCCTGGCTTCCACCCTGCccgagaaactgtgtgtcttcTATTTTGTGAACTCTGG TTCAGAGGCCAATGACCTTGCGTTGCGTTTGGCACAGCAGTACACCCAGCATCGGGACGTCATTGTGCTTGATCA TGCATACCATGGGCATCTAATGTCCCTCATCGACATTAGTCCTTACAAGTTCCGGAAACTCGCAGGACAGAAAAAATGGGTTCATGTG gcACCGTTACCAGACACCTACAGAGGCATGTATAGAGAAGATCATCCCAACCCAGGCCAAGCCTACGCTGATAAAGTTAAAGACCTGATAGATGAGGTGCACGGGAAAGGCCGCAAG aTCTCTGCATTCTTTGCTGAATCATTGCCCAGTGTTGGAGGACAAATCATCCTACCTGAAGGATACTCAGCAAAAGTTGCAGA GTATGTGCGCGCTGCTGGCGGTGTCTTTGTTGCAGATGAGGTGCAGACTGGCTTTGGACGTGTGGGGAGTCACTTTTGGGCTTTTCAGCTTCAGGGGGAAGGTTTCTGTCCTGACATTGTGACGATGGGCAAACCGATGGGCAACGGGCATCCGCTGTCATGTGTGGCAACCACTGCAGAGATAGCAGGAGCTTTCACAGCCAATGGTGTGGAGTACTTCAACACG TTTGGAGGGAATCCAGTGTCCTGTGCAATCGGCCTGGCAGTCCTTGATGTGATAGAGGAAGAGGACCTAAGAGGGAATGCCACCAGAGTGGGCGCACACCTCAAAGACTTGCTGACAAAACTACAAGCGCGGCATGAAATAATTGGAGACGTTCG AGGCGCTGGACTGTTTGTGGGAATCGAGCTGGTTTCAGACCGAGAAAAAAGAACACCGGCCACCAAAACAGCAGCATGGGTGGTGAAAAG GCTGAAGATGGATCATCAAATCTGTGTCAGTACGGATGGACCCTGGGAAAGTGTGCTGAAGTTTAAGCCTCCGATGTGTTTCAGCCTGGAGGATGCAGAACTGGTGGTGCAGTGCATCGACCGCATACTTACAG ACATGACAGCCAATGATCTCAGACTGGAAAAGGAAGACATCTAA
- the hnrnpaba gene encoding heterogeneous nuclear ribonucleoprotein A/Ba, with the protein MSEAEQQYMETSENGHEVDDDYNGAGLTDEGNDGSASNDCGEGAGPDADADADGDSQNGGTEGGQIDASKGEEDAGKMFVGGLSWDTSKKDLKDYFSKFGEVTDCTIKMDQQTGRSRGFGFILFKDAASVDKVLEQKEHRLDGRQIDPKKAMAMKKDPVKKIFVGGLNPDTSKEVIQEYFATYGEIETIELPQDPKTEKRRGFVFITYKEEAPVKKVMEKKYHNVGGSKCEIKIAQPKEVYLQQQYGARGYGGRGRGRGGQGQNWNQGYNNYWNQGYNQNYGYGQQGGYGYGGYGNYDYSAGYYGYGGGYDYNQGNTTFGKTPRRGGGHQTSYKPY; encoded by the exons atgtctgAGGCTGAGCAACAGTACATGGAAACATCAGAAAACGGCCACGAAGTCGACGACGATTATAACGGAGCCGGCCTCACCGACGAGGGCAACGACGGCAGCGCCAGCAACGACTGCGGAGAGGGCGCAGGGCCCGACGCCGACGCCGACGCCGACGGGGACTCGCAGAACGGCGGCACCGAGGGCGGACAGATCGACGCCAGCAAAGGCGAGGAGGATGCGGG GAAAATGTTTGTTGGTGGTCTCAGCTGGGACACCAGCAAGAAGGATCTCAAAGATTACTTCTCTAAATTTGGTGAGGTGACAGACTGCACCATTAAGATGGACCAGCAGACGGGCCGGTCAAGAGGCTTCGGCTTCATTCTCTTCAAAGACGCGGCCAGCGTAGACAAG GTTCTTGAACAGAAGGAACACAGGCTAGATGGCAGACAGATTGACCCTAAGAAAGCTATGGCCATGAAGAAGGATCCAGTTAAGAAAATCTTTGTCGGAGGCCTTAACCCTGACACTTCTAAGGAAGTCATTCAGGAGTACTTTGCGACTTATGGAGAG ATTGAGACCATCGAGCTTCCTCAGGATCCAAAgacggagaagaggagggggtTCGTATTTATCACGTATAAAGAAGAAGCTCCTGTCAAGAAGGTTATGGAAAAGAAGTACCATAACGTCGGTGGGAGCAAG TGTGAGATTAAAATAGCCCAGCCCAAAGAGGtctacctgcagcagcagtatGGTGCTCGTGGATATGGAGGCCGCGGCAGGGGCCGTGGAG GCCAGGGCCAGAACTGGAATCAAGGCTACAACAACTACTGGAACCAGGGATACAACCAGAACTATGGTTATGGACAGCAAGGCGGATACGGATATGGCGGCTATGGCAACTATGACTACTCTGCTGGTTATTACGGCTATGGGGGTGGCTACGATTACA ACCAGGGCAATACAACCTTTGGGAAAACTCCAAGACGTGGTGGAGGCCACCAGACTAGCTACAAGCCATACTGA